The following proteins come from a genomic window of Maylandia zebra isolate NMK-2024a linkage group LG22, Mzebra_GT3a, whole genome shotgun sequence:
- the ntaq1 gene encoding protein N-terminal glutamine amidohydrolase isoform X1 — translation MNRRLVPTREDCVYTSCYCEENVWKLCDYVRKQRTAPLEHLFVIFISNETRTVPLWKQKSGHGELPVIWDYHVILLQADQSDSLVYDLDSTLSFPCSLKLYAAQALRSESDIRPEYHRKFRVVPADSFLLNFASDRSHMRNSDGSWKMPPPTYAPICTAECQMNLDGFINMDPAIGWGVVFSLNHFLQRYIGSTSSASSSSSSAARSW, via the exons TGAAGAAAATGTCTGGAAACTCTGTGACTATGTCAGAAAACAGAGAACCGCACCGCTGGAACATCTGTTTGTGATCTTCATCTCCAATGAGACGAGAACG GTTCCTCTGTGGAAGCAGAAGTCTGGACACGGAGAGCTGCCGGTTATCTGG GACTACCATGTGATCCTGCTGCAGGCAGATCAATCGGACTCTCTAGTGTATGATCTGGATTCAACGCTCTCGTTTCCCTGTAGCCTGAAGCTTTACGCTGCCCAAGCCTTACGCTCAGAGAGTGACATCAGACCAGAATACCACAG GAAGTTTCGTGTGGTTCCTGCTGACAGCTTCCTGTTGAACTTCGCATCTGATCGATCTCACATGAGGAACTCTGATGGATCGTGGAAGATGCCTCCCCCTACGTACGCCCCTATATGCACTGCAG AGTGCCAGATGAACCTAGATGGTTTCATCAACATGGACCCTGCCATCGGCTGGGGTGTGGTCTTCAGCCTTAACCACTTCCTGCAGAGATACATTGGAAGCACCTCATCagcctcatcctcttcttcatcaGCAGCAAGATCGTGGTAG